In Carya illinoinensis cultivar Pawnee chromosome 10, C.illinoinensisPawnee_v1, whole genome shotgun sequence, one DNA window encodes the following:
- the LOC122279490 gene encoding uncharacterized protein LOC122279490, which produces MNFNIQKSSDTCMDGVEDILGANRLEDVTWLCSLSESELDMLISLKIMLIQRAKVIGHESLAENFDLKMLRALGMSFSIGFILMEYLKGKGKDLSLGPEDSAAFMDHCKLLKCNVEEIVSLEELKALIGPDSKKRLAKRQSKGVASN; this is translated from the exons ATG AATTTTAATATTCAGAAGAGTTCGGATACTTGTATGGATGGTGTAGAAGACATTTTGGGGGCAAATAGGCTTGAAGATGTGACTTGGCTTTGTTCCCTCTCTGAGTCAGAGCTT GATATGCTGATAAGCTTAAAGATAATGCTCATCCAACGTGCAAAAGTAATTGGCCATGAAAGTCTAGCTGAAAATTTTGATCTGAAGATGCTTCGAGCCCTTGGAATGTCTTTCTCTATTG GGTTCATTTTGATGGAATATTTGAAAGGAAAGGGTAAGGATTTATCACTTGGTCCTGAAGACTCTGCTGCATTTATGGATCACTGCAAATTATTGAAATGTAATGTTGAAGAAATTGTGAGCCTAGAAGAATTAAAGGCACTTATTGGTCCCGACTCCAAGAAGAGACTGGCAAAAAG ACAGAGCAAAGGTGTGGCCTCAAACTAG